A portion of the candidate division KSB1 bacterium genome contains these proteins:
- a CDS encoding glycosyltransferase, whose amino-acid sequence MKILIVYSGIIPVKLYGGTERVIWYLGKELVKMGHEVTYLVSEDSFCDFASIIYIDKKKKIVEQILNSIDIVHFNFTPQDIDTITKPYVITIQGNCKDYREFDRNTIFVSKNHANRYMSDSYVYNSLDWEDYGTYDFSLKKDYFHFLGKAAWRVKNIQGAIDIIKKTKKEKLKVLGGHRFNINMGLRLTFSSRVTFCGMVGGNKKNQLLNNSKGLIFPVRWHEPFGLAIIESLYFGCPVFGTPYGSLPEIVIKDVGILSNKIDILANAVENSDMFSSKICHEYAVEKFNSKKMAESYLEKYQKVMDGETLNENFPKLKEKQSKKFLDWIK is encoded by the coding sequence ATGAAAATATTGATTGTGTATTCAGGAATTATTCCAGTCAAATTGTATGGTGGTACTGAAAGGGTTATCTGGTATTTAGGAAAAGAATTAGTTAAAATGGGACATGAAGTTACATATTTGGTATCTGAAGATTCCTTTTGCGACTTTGCCTCAATAATTTACATTGATAAGAAAAAGAAAATAGTAGAACAAATTCTCAACTCAATAGACATTGTACATTTTAATTTTACTCCCCAGGATATTGACACAATTACAAAACCCTATGTTATAACGATACAAGGAAACTGTAAAGATTATAGAGAATTCGATAGAAATACAATTTTTGTTTCAAAAAATCACGCAAATCGCTATATGTCCGACTCTTATGTTTACAATAGTTTAGATTGGGAGGATTACGGAACCTATGACTTTTCCTTAAAAAAAGATTATTTCCATTTTCTTGGGAAGGCAGCTTGGCGAGTAAAAAATATCCAGGGTGCGATAGATATAATAAAAAAAACAAAAAAGGAAAAACTGAAAGTATTAGGAGGACATAGATTTAACATTAATATGGGACTCAGACTTACATTTAGTTCTCGTGTGACCTTTTGCGGCATGGTAGGAGGAAACAAAAAAAATCAATTGCTTAATAATTCGAAAGGTTTAATATTTCCTGTTAGATGGCATGAACCTTTTGGTTTAGCAATTATAGAAAGCTTATACTTTGGTTGTCCGGTATTTGGTACACCCTATGGGTCGCTTCCTGAAATAGTTATAAAAGATGTGGGGATTCTTTCAAATAAGATAGATATATTAGCGAACGCTGTTGAAAATAGTGATATGTTTTCATCTAAAATTTGTCATGAATATGCAGTAGAGAAATTTAACTCAAAAAAAATGGCAGAATCTTATCTAGAAAAATATCAAAAAGTAATGGATGGGGAAACCTTGAACGAGAATTTTCCAAAATTAAAAGAAAAGCAGAGTAAAAAATTTCTTGACTGGATAAAATAA